From the genome of Papaver somniferum cultivar HN1 chromosome 2, ASM357369v1, whole genome shotgun sequence, one region includes:
- the LOC113351639 gene encoding cleavage stimulation factor subunit 77-like, with translation MVDKYNVEATEILAYHALSLPMTEAVPIYEQLLSTFPTAAKYWKQYVEVHMMLHNDVAAKQVFGRCLLDNRQVSLWRCYIRLIRKLNEYKGAEGQEETKKAFEFMLNYLGSDIASGLVWIEYITFLKSLPASDPQEESQRTASIRKVYQKAVTTPTHHVEQLWKDYEKFENSVSRALAKSQVSEYQPKYNSAKAVYRERKKLVDDIDWNMLAVPPTGSDKEEQQCMAWKRFLAFEKRNPQRIDSESSNSRIILSYEQCLMYLYYYPDVWYDYVTWHADNGSMDLAVKIYEKALKVLPDSELLKYAYAELEESRGEIQPAKKIYESLIGDGVNASALAHIQFIRFLRRTEGIEAARKYFVDARSYPNCTYHVFVAYAKMAFCQDKDPKLAHNVFEAGMKRFMHEPEYILEYADFLCRLNDDTNVRALFERALNTLPPEKSVEIWKRYTQFEQTYGNLASILKVEQRRKEALSRTGEDGSSALHDVVSRYSFMGLRPCSSKDLDYLARQELLAKNINQKAEKSVLPTSAKVNYPDTSRMIIYDSRQLQDAALLPNNAELPAASNSILPAPAAPSVVGTGTTKSLDEILGVLPPALAAFVRNLPSVDGPAPDVDIVLSILLQSNVPSVKTGKLAPVPITSDSANKSRLNPGAVPFKSAKQVHSGGKRKDMDRQQNDETPAQSQPVPTDLFKIRQMKKARGVTSSQTGSASSGSGSSFSGELSGSIGCT, from the coding sequence ATGGTTGATAAGTATAATGTTGAAGCCACGGAAATTCTGGCATATCACGCTCTGAGTTTGCCAATGACTGAAGCGGTGCCAATATATGAGCAACTTCTCTCAACGTTTCCAACAGCTGCTAAGTATTGGAAGCAGTATGTGGAAGTACACATGATGCTACATAATGATGTTGCAGCTAAACAGGTCTTCGGTCGTTGTTTATTAGATAACCGGCAAGTTTCTCTATGGCGTTGTTATATTCGTTTAATAAGGAAATTGAATGAATACAAGGGTGCAGAGGGACAGGAAGAAACCAAGAAAGCTTTTGAGTTTATGCTTAATTATCTTGGTTCTGATATTGCATCTGGACTAGTATGGATAGAGTATATTACATTTTTGAAGTCATTGCCGGCTTCGGATCCACAGGAAGAGTCTCAGCGTACGGCTTCGATAAGGAAGGTGTACCAAAAAGCTGTAACTACACCTACTCATCATGTGGAACAGCTATGGAAGGATTATGAGAAATTTGAGAACTCTGTTAGCCGTGCATTAGCAAAAAGTCAGGTGTCTGAATACCAACCGAAGTACAACAGTGCCAAGGCCGTCTATAGAGAGCGAAAGAAATTGGTTGATGACATTGATTGGAATATGCTTGCTGTACCTCCAACTGGATCTGACAAGGAAGAGCAGCAATGCATGGCGTGGAAAAGGTTTCTGGCCTTTGAAAAACGGAACCCGCAGAGGATAGATAGTGAATCTTCTAACAGTCGAATTATCCTCAGCTACGAGCAGTGTCTAATGTATTTATATTATTATCCGGACGTATGGTATGACTATGTTACATGGCATGCAGATAATGGTTCTATGGATCTTGCAGTCAAAATTTATGAAAAGGCTTTGAAGGTTCTACCTGATTCTGAATTGCTGAAATATGCCTATGCGGAACTGGAGGAATCTCGTGGTGAAATTCAGCCTgcgaagaaaatttatgagaGCCTTATAGGGGATGGGGTGAATGCAAGTGCACTGGCACACATACAATTTATCCGCTTTCTGAGAAGAACTGAAGGAATTGAAGCAGCTCGCAAATACTTCGTAGATGCTCGTAGTTATCCAAACTGCACGTATCATGTGTTTGTTGCTTATGCAAAGATGGCATTTTGTCAGGACAAAGATCCAAAGTTGGCTCACAATGTCTTTGAAGCTGGTATGAAAAGATTTATGCATGAGCCTGAATACATTCTCGAGTATGCAGATTTCTTGTGCCGTTTAAATGATGATACCAATGTCCGTGCTTTGTTTGAGAGGGCCTTGAACACGCTCCCACCAGAGAAATCTGTAGAGATCTGGAAGCGGTATACCCAGTTTGAGCAAACATATGGCAATCTGGCTAGTATTCTGAAAGTAGAGCAAAGGAGGAAAGAAGCTCTTTCTAGAACAGGGGAAGACGGATCCTCCGCATTACATGATGTTGTGTCAAGGTACAGTTTTATGGGTCTCCGGCCGTGCTCCTCTAAAGACCTGGATTATTTGGCGCGTCAAGAGTTGCTTGCGAAAAACATTAACCAGAAGGCCGAAAAGTCGGTTCTACCAACATCTGCTAAAGTTAATTACCCAGATACTTCCCGGATGATTATTTATGACTCTCGGCAACTGCAAGATGCTGCATTACTTCCTAACAATGCAGAACTCCCAGCTGCTTCAAACTCCATACTACCTGCTCCTGCTGCACCTTCAGTTGTGGGGACTGGGACAACAAAATCACTTGATGAAATTTTGGGAGTGCTTCCTCCAGCTTTGGCAGCATTTGTCAGAAACTTGCCCTCTGTTGATGGGCCTGCACCGGACGTGGACATAGTCTTATCGATATTACTGCAGAGTAATGTTCCTTCGGTAAAGACAGGGAAATTAGCCCCTGTTCCCATCACGAGTGATAGTGCAAACAAGTCACGGCTCAACCCAGGTGCCGTGCCTTTCAAATCAGCTAAACAAGTCCATTCAGGGGGGAAGAGAAAAGACATGGACAGgcaacaaaatgatgaaaccccaGCCCAGAGCCAACCAGTTCCAACAGATCTTTTCAAGATTAGACAAATGAAGAAAGCTCGAGGAGTAACCAGTTCACAAACTGGATCCGCATCCAGTGGTAGTGGAAGTTCGTTCTCAGGAGAGCTGTCAGGCAGTATTGGATGTACTTAA
- the LOC113348464 gene encoding transmembrane emp24 domain-containing protein p24beta2-like — MMEYLSSKFIPFALLAILSILQVAVGIRFVIDREECFSHSVPYEGDTVHVSFVVIKAEGWHYGDDGVDLVVKGPTEEQIHDARDKTSEKFEFVAHKKGVHKFCFTNKSPYHETLDFDIHVGHFTYFEQHAKDEHFNPLLEQISKLEEALYNIQFEQHWLEATTDRQALVNEGMSRRAIHKAIFESAALVGASILQVYLLRRLFERKLGTSRV, encoded by the exons Atg ATGGAATATCTGTCGTCCAAATTTATTCCTTTTGCATTGTTGGCCATTTTATCAATCCTACAAGTAGCAGTTGGGATTAGATTTGTGATTGACAGGGAGGAATGCTTTTCTCATTCGGTTCCATACGAAGGGGATACTGTCCATGTTTCTTTTGTTGTGATTAAAGCTGAGGGATGGCATTATGGTGACGATGGTGTAGATCTAGTT GTTAAAGGACCAACTGAAGAACAAATTCACGATGCTCGTGATAAAACAAGTGAAAAGTTTGAGTTTGTGGCTCACAAGAAAGGGGTCCATAAATTCTGCTTCACTAACAAGTCTCCTTATCATGAAACCCTAGACTTTGATATTCATGTCGGACATTTTACATACTTTGAACAGCACGCTAAAGATG AGCACTTCAACCCCTTGCTGGAACAAATTTCTAAATTAGAGGAAGCGCTTTACAACATCCAGTTTGAACAGCATTGGTTAGAAGCTACAACTGATCGTCAAGCACTAG TTAACGAAGGAATGAGCAGAAGGGCAATTCACAAGGCCATTTTTGAATCTGCAGCACTTGTCGGGGCTAGCATTCTACAAGTGTACCTCCTGCGCCGCTTGTTTGAGAGAAAGCTTGGCACATCCAGAGTTTAG